TTCGGGCCGTTCGGCGTCGTAAACCATATCGTACAAGCTGGCCGCCGTTTCAGATTCTTCCATCCGTGCATCCCGGCTTTTTAGGTAGGTGACACCGGCGGCCCACACCTCCTGCCGGCCAATAGGCGGTAATATATTTTCGGCACTTAGCCAGGCGTCTTTCTCTGCTGCGGTGATAGGGTTTAACCCGGTTAACAACTTTTGCAAATAACTTTCCAGCTTATCGCGATTGATCAGTATATCCCATTGCCTGTCTACCACAAAAAAACTATTCTCATGCTCAAGCAATATGCCTTGTTTAGTTTTGTATAATTTCATACCCGCTGCTTAATTAACTTCCAGTTCGTCCCTTGTTAGTAGTTTAGGGAACGGCCCGTGCGGTCCTTCCTGGTACCAAAACACCACCGATGCCAGGTCGTCCTGTAAAGGCAGGTAACGGCCATCGTGCCGCCAGCCTAAAGCCTGCAAAGTAACCTTCAGGTTCTTTTCAAAACGTATAGGGTCGGTAATATGCCAGCGGTATAGCCCGAAGCGCTGGGCAATGTTATAATGCCCGTCGCCGCGTATTACCTGCGGCAAACCGGTGTACGGGCCGCTAAATTCGGTATACTCCGTACCCTCGCTGCCATCGGGCCGCTTTTTGCGGGTATCAAAGTCATACGATCCGCAAAAGTAATCCTCGGTGCCGGTACCTATTATGGTTGGGAATTTGGTGTCGCCATCCATAAAAAATTTTATCTCGCCCTCGCCCCACCAGCCGTTTTTATTTGAACCATAGGCCAGGTAGGTACCTACATACTGGCCCTTGCCCTGTATACTATCTACCAGTACATAGTCTTTTTTATAAGGCAGCGGGTTTATCCTCCTGAACTGGGCATGGAAATAAGCGGCATCATCCGGTACTTTGGTCAGTGTATAATCTACCTGGTAATAAAGCACCATATCCTCGTCATCAATGTTCTCCATGGTAATGCGGCACTTTTTGCGGAAAGGCATTGGCCAGTAGCAATTGAACGCGCTGCCAGGGTTTACTACTACCGCCAGCGATGTTATGGGCGCGTACTTGCCCCAGCCCATGCAAAAAAAGTCGCCCACTGGTGCCTCTACAGATGGGGTTGTTTCATCGTCCCAATAAAAGCGGATGATGGAGTAGCGCCAGTTGCCGGTTGGGGTCATCCATATATGTTGTATAGCACCCTGCCCGTCAATTTCGGCAACGGTGTAGGTAGTGTGTTTTTTGATGGTTACGCTGGGGCTCACTTTCCAGGTTTGGCCCAAATCGCGCGCAGCCTGCGCGCCGTTTCCGGTTGTGGCCATACCGCCTTTGCCTTTTTCACCCTTAAAATTTTCGGGGCTTATAGACCGGCTCACCGCATCAGACAGGCGGTAAATGTTGCCCATATTAGCATCAAGCCCATTAAATTTTTGCTGCGCCACGGCAGTTACGGCTAAGGCACAAAGCATGCCCGCCAAAAAAATATGCTTTCTCATAATTTAGGTTTAACGACTAAATGTAATAAAATAGAAATGAATAAGCAGACAGATTTACAAGCTTATAGCATCATTATTATAAAAGCAATATGGTTTTGGTATCTTTGCAGCCTTTATATTTTTAGTATGGTGTGGGCAGAAAAGTTTAAGCTTAAAAAGTTATTGGTACGATCGGTTGTTGACGCGGGGTTTAATACCCCCAAAGAGATACAGTTGAAAACGCTGGGCCGCATTACCGGCGGGCAGGATGTTATTGGCATTGGCCCCGAAGGCTGCGGTAAAACCACCACATACGTGATAAGCACCATTAACCGTTTTAACCACAATGCCGAAGGTGTGCCCCGTGTACTTATATTAGCCCCCGACCAGGAAAAGATATTTGAGATAGTGGCCCAGTTTGACAGGCTGAACCAAAATAAATCGTTAACCATAGTTACCCTGCATGCCGGTACAGGTACCGAACAGCAAATGGACGAATTGGCCGATGGTGCCGATATTGTTATTGCCACGCCCGACCGTGCACGAGCCATTTACCTTAAATTGGGTTTAAACCTGAACAAGGTTGAATTGTTGGTTATTGACGATGCCCACCAGATAGTAAAAAAAGGCCTGCAATTACCTGTAGTGGAGTTAGCCAATAGCATTGGCAAAGCCCAGCACCTTGTTTTTAGCGAGGTTTTGCATGATAAGTTAGAAAAGATGATAGCCCCGTTTATGCACTTGCCTACTACAATTGAGGTAGAGGAACTGGCTGACGCGCAATTACCTATGCACCCGCAGATGCTGTACCATGTGCCCAACTTTGGCACTAAGCTTAACCTGCTGAATTTGTTTTTGTATGACGAAGAACTGTTTACCAAAGCTGTAGTTTTTGCCAATACCCGCCAAACTGCCGAAACGGTTTACAAGAGCCTGAGTAACCGCATGGGCGGTGCCGTAGCCATATTAAACCCTACCGACTATGAGTATAACCTGGTAAAGGATATTAGTGAGTTTAAAACGAATGATAAGCTGCGTGTGCTGATAGTGGCAAATGAAAATACCGAAAGCATCGACCTTAACAATATTCCGTTTATTATACATTTGGATGTGCCTGCCGATAAGGCGGTGTATATTGAGCATGTGAGCAACCATGATGCCACTGCGGATGATGAAACCCTTGCCCTAACGTTTATTACCGACCTGGAACTGGACCAGGTAGTGAAGATTGAGCATAACACCGGCCAAAAAATGCAGCGTGCCGAATTACCCGCCGAACTGGTGATAGAAAAGGAACGCAAGCAAAAAGAAGCCGAAAAAGAAGCTGCCAAAAAACCCGCCAAACCCGACCCAAACAAATACGAACCAGGCGCAGCCTTCCACGAAAAGAAACCCGAAAATTCAAAAACGTATAATTTCAGCTCGGGCTATAAGGCAAAGTTGAATAATAAGAAGAAGCATTAAAAATGTAGAGACACGATACTTCGTGTCTTAGAGAAGCGGTCGGAGACGCGAAGTATCGCGCCTCTACAGAGAAAGAACTGTCATCCCGAGCGAGCGCAGCGACGAGGGATCTTGTTAGACAAGACACTTTTTTTAATTGTCATCTCGAGCGGGCGACAGCGACGAGAGATCTTGTTCGATAAGAAGG
This portion of the Inquilinus sp. KBS0705 genome encodes:
- a CDS encoding DUF2961 domain-containing protein, with translation MRKHIFLAGMLCALAVTAVAQQKFNGLDANMGNIYRLSDAVSRSISPENFKGEKGKGGMATTGNGAQAARDLGQTWKVSPSVTIKKHTTYTVAEIDGQGAIQHIWMTPTGNWRYSIIRFYWDDETTPSVEAPVGDFFCMGWGKYAPITSLAVVVNPGSAFNCYWPMPFRKKCRITMENIDDEDMVLYYQVDYTLTKVPDDAAYFHAQFRRINPLPYKKDYVLVDSIQGKGQYVGTYLAYGSNKNGWWGEGEIKFFMDGDTKFPTIIGTGTEDYFCGSYDFDTRKKRPDGSEGTEYTEFSGPYTGLPQVIRGDGHYNIAQRFGLYRWHITDPIRFEKNLKVTLQALGWRHDGRYLPLQDDLASVVFWYQEGPHGPFPKLLTRDELEVN
- a CDS encoding DEAD/DEAH box helicase yields the protein MWAEKFKLKKLLVRSVVDAGFNTPKEIQLKTLGRITGGQDVIGIGPEGCGKTTTYVISTINRFNHNAEGVPRVLILAPDQEKIFEIVAQFDRLNQNKSLTIVTLHAGTGTEQQMDELADGADIVIATPDRARAIYLKLGLNLNKVELLVIDDAHQIVKKGLQLPVVELANSIGKAQHLVFSEVLHDKLEKMIAPFMHLPTTIEVEELADAQLPMHPQMLYHVPNFGTKLNLLNLFLYDEELFTKAVVFANTRQTAETVYKSLSNRMGGAVAILNPTDYEYNLVKDISEFKTNDKLRVLIVANENTESIDLNNIPFIIHLDVPADKAVYIEHVSNHDATADDETLALTFITDLELDQVVKIEHNTGQKMQRAELPAELVIEKERKQKEAEKEAAKKPAKPDPNKYEPGAAFHEKKPENSKTYNFSSGYKAKLNNKKKH